The proteins below come from a single Miscanthus floridulus cultivar M001 chromosome 1, ASM1932011v1, whole genome shotgun sequence genomic window:
- the LOC136485249 gene encoding GEM-like protein 7, whose amino-acid sequence METFTQEHVIGIPLTSFAYADEERQGKPSCSALVHKKNKKSSFIYRMNKLSHKTDNYMQGFKEHLTLGPKISETIKGKLSFGAKVLQAGGIDKVFREYFSVEKDEKLLKAFQCYLSTTAGPIAGMLFISTKKIAFHSDRPLNFMSPKGGSTRVPYKVLIPTKRIKSASVRENLYNPDEKYIDVVTVDGFDFWFMGFVSYEKSFKYLQHVIPELR is encoded by the exons ATGGAGACTTTCACCCAGGAGCATGTCATTGGAATTCCATTGACTTCGTTTGCATATGCCGATGAGGAAAGACAAGGAAAACCTTCCTGTTCTGCCTTGGTTCATAAAAAAA ATAAGAAGAGTTCCTTCATTTATCGGATGAACAAACTGAGCCATAAAACAGATAACTACATGCAAGGGTTCAAAGAACACT TAACTCTAGGACCGAAAATTTCAGAAACTATAAAAGGGAAACTAAGCTTCGGTGCAAAGGTTCTCCAAGCTGGTGGTATTGATAAAGTCTTCAGAGAATACTTTTCAGTCGAGAAAGATGAGAAACTACTGAAGGCTTTCCAGTGCTATCTTTCAACCACAGCTGGTCCAATAGCTGGAATGCTTTTCATCTCAACTAAGAAGATTGCTTTCCATAGTGATAGGCCTTTGAATTTCATGTCTCCAAAAGGAGGCAGTACAAGGGTGCCTTACAAG GTGTTGATCCCCACAAAGAGGATAAAGAGTGCTTCAGTGCGGGAAAATTTATACAATCCAGACGAGAAATATATTGATGTAGTTACTGTTGATGGCTTTGATTTTTGGTTCATGGGCTTTGTCAGCTATGAGAAGTCATTCAAATATCTTCAGCATGTAATTCCGGAGCTGAGATGA